The Labrus mixtus chromosome 18, fLabMix1.1, whole genome shotgun sequence DNA segment TTCTCCACAGTGAGTTTATTGCTGACATTGTTTCTTAAATATGAAGCGTGTATTTTGACTGTTCTTCTTGAGTTGTTTGTTGTAATTCTGTTATTGTATTTCTGCAAATCTAGAAGGATATGATACTACCTGCTTCTTTATTATCTAAACTTTCTTAACTCTGCAGTGCTGACTGATTAGgacatgaggttttttttgtcatattctGTTGGTATGAACATcttctgtgtgttactgtgcaCAACCAGAAATTTTTGATTGTGAAGTTTttctttgtggttgtgtgttctGATAATTTCAGCTGAGGGTATCATCGGCGGCAGAGAGGCAGTGCCGCACTCTCGCCCCTACATGGCCTCAATCCAAGTTCAAGAAGGAGAAAATATGAAGCATGAGTGTGGAGGCTTTGTGGTCGCTGATCAGTGGGTGATGACCGCAGTTCACTGTCTGCCAACAGGGTGAGAATACTGTCTTcagaagataaaaacaaaccgTATAACCTTTAAGAATTTTATAGTAATTGGTCATGAGATCCTTTAGGGAATTTACCCAAACTGTATACTCTCTGAGAAAGACAATTCAGCCCAATTCAGCAAAATAAAACTACTTGCTTACAATGTCTGAAAGGGAATCATAATACTTCCAGATGTTGGAGAGCGCCACAGCAGCTGGTCTCACTCAAGCAGTAACctcaagtgttgaaaaatgaagccttaagaagttcaaaatcctgcagttcattgagtgtccactagaggctggctgcagaagcacaggaagtcacatacacacccattcaaaacgtcactcaggcttcgttcattaatatttacagtctatggtttcacTCCAAATACTGCTAGAATTAGTCCTGGTTTAAGCTGTTTCTGTAAAGTCTCAGACAAAGTTTGGAATATCTTTATCCAGTGAGTAACAAAGTTCAGGTAGCTCCAGACCACGTGTGCTACATGAGGCCAGTCCTTTTCAACACCACATCAGAGGATGCATTTTGTTCGGCAGTGATCAGTCGTTTCTCAACCCGGAAGGTCACGGGTTAGatccccagctgctgcagccacatgacTGATTTTCCATTTTGTTGAGTAAAAAATAGAAACTTGTTTGTCTATTTCTTTTGATTCAGTCTTGTGATCTTTTCTGCTCTTATTATAGGCCGAATGGAAGGAAAGTAGTTCTTGGTGTCCATTCTCTGAGTGAACCCGAAGACGAAAAGCAGACATTTGACATATTGGAACTTCACAACAACCCAACCTTCAGCGCATCAAATTATGACAATGACATTGCTTTGATTAAGGTAAATGTATAGTTTTCATTGCATGCCATGATCTAGTGATGGAGGTACCAGAAAAAGCCAAAAGATACAACATATTTTTGGGTGGTATTTGCAGCTGGATCGTCCATTTAACGCATCTGAGGCTGTCAGAGCTGTGGAATATCTACGAGCAAGCGGCACAAACCCAGACGCGGACACAGAGGTGGAGACAGCCGGTTGGGGATCTCTGAACAACCTGGGCTCCAGACCAGACAAGCTCCAGGAGGTGGTGGTCGAGGTGGTCAGACCCACTCGATGCAGTCGCGGCGACTACTTTGGCAGAAAGTTCACCAGTAACATGATCTGTGCACATAAAGTATGTCCAGAGCCTTGTGACCAACCCTACAAGAAACAGGATAGCTGTGATGTAAGTTTGAGCTCCTTTCCT contains these protein-coding regions:
- the cfd gene encoding complement factor D, which produces MLGEKDVLVVVTFVCALFLHTEGIIGGREAVPHSRPYMASIQVQEGENMKHECGGFVVADQWVMTAVHCLPTGPNGRKVVLGVHSLSEPEDEKQTFDILELHNNPTFSASNYDNDIALIKLDRPFNASEAVRAVEYLRASGTNPDADTEVETAGWGSLNNLGSRPDKLQEVVVEVVRPTRCSRGDYFGRKFTSNMICAHKVCPEPCDQPYKKQDSCDGDSGGPLLYNGVAVGITSNGGMKCGQIRKPGIYTIISHYTEWIDSVMALQPDAAQNEK